In Helianthus annuus cultivar XRQ/B chromosome 9, HanXRQr2.0-SUNRISE, whole genome shotgun sequence, the following are encoded in one genomic region:
- the LOC118481653 gene encoding uncharacterized protein LOC118481653 has translation MPFVQVVGMMSTGKSFCIAHAVICKERRGNYVWVLERIKSILHECMMPRVIVTDRELALINACSKVFPNATRLLCHFHIQQNIARKCKKGFDKEDWGKFMSYWRTLCESSSEPMYKYNLEKMYNRLVVANRESVYDYVYENWLKDYKEMFVYAWTDKCRNFGQRTTNRVESQHANLKRYITRGSSLERIARCIIDIVETQYDEIQKSFTKSIEKTMNHHRHRMLDNLRGKVSHEALDLLEKELLRKMDVLRKLNASCGCHMWLSKGLPCACRLENYKRTGRIIQLDDIDVFWRKLDLLPCKLVDEEVDIVAELNNVRQHLEAQSPVQQKSMLSKIKAVFTPKSSTKKPPIVQQNTRGRPTSKKVQERLDEAARLDEAARYSSYGKDSNVYTASPKHRYDLPRHSSYVPSEGSRGTGSFVKSEKPKMQPNSSISSKKKETRDDKVFPLIKGDEHLLCIKRFKNQIPSEFHSYISRIQDVTPDGHCGYRSVAVGLGFTEHAWPNIRRDLLLEIDHNKPRWKHVFETYNEGDFKRIRNSIEWHSVKGCDESHWMEMAQVGFLVAQRYNIVLHVLNIEWSSTIFPLTDAPLDP, from the exons ATGCCATTTGTCCAGGTTGTGGGTATGATGTCGACTGGGAAGTCTTTTTGTATCGCACATGCCGTTATTTGTAAAGAACGAAGGGGTAACTACGTGTGGGTGCTTGAGCGGATCAAGTCAATATTGCATGAATGTATGATGCCGCGTGTGATAGTCACGGATAGGGAGCTTGCCCTAATTAACGCGTGTTCTAAAGTATTCCCGAACGCAACCAGGCTTCTATGCCACTTTCACATCCAACAAAATATAGCTAGAAAGTGCAAGAAAGGGTTCGATAAAGAAGATTGGGGGAAATTTATGTCGTACTGGCGGACATTGTGCGAATCTTCATCAGAGCCCATGTACAAGTACAACTTGGAGAAAATGTATAACCGACTCGTGGTTGCCAACCGAGAAA GTGTCTATGATTACGTCTACGAAAACTGGCTCAAAGACTATAAAGAAATGTTCGTTTATGCGTGGACCGATAAGTGTCGCAACTTTGGTCAGCGCACCAccaacagagttgagagccagcACGCAAATTTAAAAAGATACATTACGCGCGGGAGTTCATTGGAGCGAATAGCAAGATGCATCATTGATATAGTTGAAACTCAGTACGATGAAATACAAAAAAGTTTCACTAAGAGCATCGAAAAAACGATGAACCACCACAGACACCGAATGTTGGACAACCTACGTGGAAAGGTTTCCCATGAAGCACTTGATTTGCTGGAAAAAGagctactgaggaagatggatgtgTTGCGGAAACTTAACGCATCATGTGGTTGCCATATGTGGCTTAGCAAAGGATTGCCGTGTGCTTGTAGGCTAGAAAACTACAAACGTAcag GGCGTATAATACAACTCGACGACATAGATGTATTCTGGCGTAAGCTTGACTTGCTCCCATGTAAACTGGTAGACGAGGAGGTCGATATTGTAGCAGAGCTAAATAATGTGCGGCAACATTTAGAGGCGCAGTCCCCCGTTCAGCAAAAGAGTATGCTTTCAAAGATAAAAGCGGTCTTCACCCCGAAATCGTCAACCAAGAAACCACCGATCGTCCAGCAAAATACTCGCGGTCGGCCTACATCAAAGAAAGTACAAGAAAGGCTAGATGAAGCTGCGAGGTTAGACGAAGCTGCGAGATACAGCTCCTATGGCAAGGACAGCAACGTATATACCGCTTCCCCCAAACATAGGTACGATTTACCCCGACACAGCTCATACGTACCATCAGAGGGCTCTCGTGGAACTGGTTCGTTTGTGaagtctgaaaaacctaaaatgcAACCAAACAGTTCAATAAGTTCTAAAAAGAAGGAGACGCGGGATGATAAGGTTTTTCCATTAATAAAGGGGGACGAGCACTTGTTATGCATTAAGAGGTTTAAGAATCAAATTCCATCAGAGTTTCACTCTTACATATCGCGTATACAAGATGTGACCCCAGACGGTCATTGTGGGTATAGGTCTGTGGCTGTCGGGTTAGGTTTTACGGAACACGCATGGCCCAATATTCGAAGAGATTTACTACTGGAGATTGACCATAACAAACCGCGTTGGAAGCATGTATTCGAAACATATAACGAAGGAGACTTTAAACGAATACGTAACAGCATCGAATGGCATTCAGTGAAAGGGTGCGATGAAAGTCACTGGATGGAAATGGCCCAGGTAGGGTTTCTAGTAGCGCAAAGGTATAATATTGTCCTCCACGTGCTAAACATTGAATGGAGCTCTACCATCTTCCCATTAACGGATGCCCCACTAGATCCATGA
- the LOC110934038 gene encoding TMV resistance protein N, which translates to MVEGGGGSCRVEMVEGGGGFCSISSDQDFILFNRSSIHSFCSYPLFYDVEPTEVRKQSGAVGKAFAKHEKEEAAERWRNALSEAAGLAGWELKTTFDGHEAKFIKKIVEDISLKLHSINFSVDENLVGMETRVNDIVSSLETGYEGVQMIGIKGMGGKSFVENVREVSKGSLSGLKELQKHVLSDVLNDPYIDIRNVSDGKNMMKKMMCSRKVLVVLDDVDHIEQLEALAGNPNWFKPGSIIIITTRDEQVLVAHGVHVDNIHNVNLLLDEEALCLFNMHAFKREIPIQMYEELSGEVVRYAAGLPLTIKVLGSFLSGRTKREWENTIERLDTIPLKETLEKLELSYDGLEHDQQQIFLDVACILKGERKDNQSLESCGFCAEIGLRILEQRSLITISSDGHLLMHDHIQEMGRYIVRRLHPYEPERHNRLWIKQEIEDVLVNDLGTEATRCIKLVDSNLHPAVIMKGLRKMNDLRFIHVNTHFGEVDEVDRYLPNTLRSLHWPGYPLECLPNTFHAYRLIDLAMVRSKICQLWKWGEYKVLNKLRFLDLKYSNLRTFDLGMTLQLEMLDLRECNDFLELHMPVTLQKLKFLNLSGSNVSTLNLALTPHLEKLTLSIKDIRHLPNGICMLKHLKYLKLKSCWLLEQLPEDLCRLECLEELHLTDCSVLQDLPNNICMMKSLKYLHLPYRLSLFAH; encoded by the exons atggtggagggtggtggtggtagttGTCGGGTGGAGATGGTGGAAGGGGGTGGTGGTTTTTGTTCG ATCTCCTCCGATCAAGATTTCATTTTGTTCAATCGTTCAAGCATCCATTCATTTTGTTCTTACCCCCTCTTCTATGATGTGGAACCCACCGAGGTCCGCAAACAAAGTGGGGCAGTTGGAAAAGCGTTTGCCAAACATGAAAAGGAAGAGGCTGCTGAGAGATGGAGAAATGCTTTGTCAGAAGCAGCCGGTCTGGCTGGGTGGGAGTTGAAGACCACTTTTGATGG GCATGAAGCTAAGTTCATTAAAAAAATTGTTGAAGACATTTCGCTAAAGCTACATTCCATCAATTTTAGTGTTGACGAGAACTTAGTAGGCATGGAGACTCGGGTAAATGATATAGTTTCATCTTTAGAAACTGGCTATGAGGGTGTTCAGATGATAGGGATCAAGGGGATGGGAG GTAAAAGCTTTGTGGAAAATGTTAGAGAAGTTTCAAAAGGCTCTCTCTCCGGTTTGAAGGAATTGCAAAAACATGTCCTTTCAGACGTGTTAAATGATCCATACATTGATATAAGAAATGTCTCTGATGGGAAAAATATGATGAAAAAGATGATGTGTAGTAGAAAGGTTCTTGTTGTTCTAGATGATGTGGATCATATTGAACAACTTGAGGCGTTAGCTGGTAATCCTAATTGGTTTAAGCCGGGAAGTATAATTATCATCACAACAAGAGATGAACAAGTGTTGGTTGCACACGGAGTTCATGTTGACAATATTCATAATGTCAATTTGTTATTAGACGAGGAAGCACTTTGCCTCTTTAATATGCATGCATTTAAGAGAGAGATACCAATTCAAATGTATGAAGAGCTATCAGGAGAAGTTGTACGTTATGCTGCTGGCCTTCCCTTAACAATCAAAGTCTTGGGTTCATTTCTTTCTGGTAGAACAAAACGTGAATGGGAAAATACAATAGAAAGACTGGACACAATTCCGTTGAAGGAAACTTTGGAAAAATTGGAGCTAAGCTACGACGGTCTAGAGCATGATCAACAACAAATATTCCTAGATGTTGCATGCATACTGAAAGGTGAAAGGAAAGACAATCAGAGTCTTGAAAGTTGTGGATTTTGTGCCGAAATAGGTTTAAGAATTCTTGAGCAGAGATCTTTGATAACTATATCTAGTGATGGTCATTTGCTCATGCATGACCATATACAAGAAATGGGTAGATATATTGTTCGTCGTTTGCACCCTTATGAGCCTGAGAGACATAATCGGTTATGGATTAAACAAGAGATTGAAGATGTATTggttaatgacttg GGTACCGAAGCAACAAGATGTATAAAGCTGGTTGATTCGAATTTGCATCCAGCTGTAATTATGAAAGGCCTTAGAAAGATGAATGATCTTAGATTTATTCACGTCAATACCCATTTTGGTGAAGTTGATGAAGTTGACCGATATTTACCAAATACTCTACGATCACTACATTGGCCTGGATACCCGCTTGAGTGTTTACCTAACACATTTCACGCATATAGACTCATTGACCTTGCAATGGTTCGAAGCAAAATCTGTCAACTCTGGAAATGGGGAGAATATAAG GTACTTAATAAGCTGAGATTCCTTGACCTCAAATATTCAAACTTGAGAACCTTTGACCTTGGGATGACTCTACAGCTCGAGATGTTAGATCTTAGAGAATGTAATGACTTTCTTGAACTCCACATGCCCGTCACTCTTCAAAAGCTCAAATTCCTCAACCTAAGTGGTTCTAACGTGAGTACCCTTAATCTCGCGCTGACTCCACATCTTGAGAAGCTAACTTTGTCGATAAAAGATATAAGGCATCTTCCGAATGGCATTTGTATGTTGAAACATCTTAAATATCTGAAACTTAAATCTTGTTGGCTTCTTGAGCAGTTACCAGAGGATCTATGTAGATTAGAGTGTTTAGAGGAGTTACACCTAACGGATTGTTCAGTCTTACAAGATCTCCCGAACAACATCTGTATGATGAAAAGTTTGAAATACTTACATCTCCCCTATAGGCTCTCACTATTTGCACACTGA
- the LOC118481652 gene encoding RNA-binding protein FUS-like, with amino-acid sequence MSSFWNDNYFGNRYSNDTWGSNAANEEEEVVSEVPVDQKPQLPDLNKTPTPPIDEPNYPTHQVYQDYGYGYESLYVQQSGYGAENAPVDVPYYLTHQSYPGYSGYGGEGGYGGEDGCSGYGGEGGYIGYDRYGGEGGYSGYGGEGGCSGYDRSGGEGGYGGYGGYGGYEEYGGYGYEPRNTSLYEPSTPGNPFQVNEVSH; translated from the coding sequence atgtcatcattttggAACGATAATTATTTTGGTAATCGCTATTCTAACGACACATGGGGATCAAATGCTGCtaatgaggaggaggaggttgtgtctgaagtccctgttgatcaaaaacCACAGTTGCCAGACTTGAACAAGACTCCCACTCCACCTATTGATGAACCAAATTACCCGACACATCAAGTGTATCAAGATTACGGATACGGGTATGAATCTCTGTACGTGCAGCAAAGTGGATACGGTGCTGAGAATGCACCTGTTGATGTACCATATTACCTGACGCATCAATCGTATCCGGGTTACAGTGGATACGGCGGTGAaggtggatacgggggtgaagaTGGTTGcagtggatacgggggtgaaggtggatacatTGGATACGATAGATATGGGGGTGAAGGTGGTTACAGTGGATATGGGGGTGAAGGTGGATGCAGTGGATACGATAGATCtgggggtgaaggtggatacggtggatacggaggctACGGTGGATACGAAGAATATGGTGGATATGGTTATGAGCCCCGTAACACATCACTTTATGAACCATCTACACCGGGCAATCCATTTCAAGTAAATGAGGTATCacattaa